In the Orenia marismortui DSM 5156 genome, one interval contains:
- a CDS encoding GntR family transcriptional regulator, with amino-acid sequence MRLNENSPIPLYYQLENIIREKIERGEYKSGDKIPSERQFSEEINLSRMTIRKAISNLVQEGILERRRGQGTFVSEKKLDTFPGLIGFNEHIEMKGMKPSSKVLEHKIFLATYEIAKRLGIEEGDRVILTARLRLADNEPIGYEKSYVPYHICPELLDIDLSKGSIYKTLSKAGYKPTIANQEVEAILSDEEMAELLGGSVDQPILRNTRVTYSSTTPVEFSLNFYRGDNYSIHTTLSI; translated from the coding sequence ATGAGATTAAATGAGAATAGTCCAATTCCTTTATATTATCAATTAGAGAATATAATTAGGGAGAAGATAGAAAGAGGAGAATATAAATCTGGTGACAAGATTCCATCGGAAAGACAGTTTAGTGAAGAGATTAATCTAAGTAGAATGACTATTAGAAAAGCTATTAGCAATTTAGTACAAGAAGGTATCTTAGAGAGAAGGAGAGGTCAAGGGACTTTTGTTTCTGAAAAAAAATTAGATACTTTCCCTGGTTTGATAGGGTTTAATGAGCATATTGAAATGAAAGGAATGAAACCTTCTAGCAAGGTTTTAGAGCATAAGATATTTTTGGCTACTTATGAGATAGCTAAACGTTTAGGTATTGAAGAGGGAGATAGAGTGATTTTAACTGCTAGATTACGCTTGGCTGACAATGAACCTATAGGATATGAAAAATCTTATGTTCCTTATCATATCTGTCCAGAGTTATTAGATATTGATCTTTCTAAAGGCTCTATTTATAAAACCTTAAGTAAAGCAGGATATAAGCCAACGATAGCGAATCAGGAGGTTGAGGCTATATTGTCAGATGAGGAGATGGCTGAACTTTTAGGAGGGAGTGTAGATCAACCAATTCTGCGTAATACAAGAGTTACTTATTCGAGTACTACTCCAGTAGAATTTAGTCTAAACTTCTATCGAGGCGATAACTATAGTATTCATACTACATTATCTATTTAG
- a CDS encoding PTS sugar transporter subunit IIB, translated as MKILIVCAAGMSSSLIVEKMNKAARKRGLEISIDANAIDVFQDIVHKYDIVLLGPQVGYQKERCKKLAAQNNISLGIIDAIDYGMLNGSSILDYGLSLL; from the coding sequence ATGAAAATTTTAATAGTATGTGCTGCTGGAATGAGTAGTAGTTTAATTGTAGAAAAGATGAATAAAGCGGCTAGAAAAAGAGGTTTAGAGATTAGCATAGATGCAAATGCTATTGATGTATTTCAAGATATAGTTCATAAATACGATATAGTTTTGTTAGGGCCACAAGTAGGATATCAGAAAGAAAGGTGTAAGAAATTAGCTGCCCAAAATAATATCTCTTTGGGTATAATTGATGCTATAGATTATGGTATGCTTAATGGAAGTAGTATATTAGATTATGGTTTAAGTTTATTATAA
- a CDS encoding PTS sugar transporter subunit IIC — translation MNFDKLFNWLQNSLVPFMAKLSNQRHIKAVRNGLLSTIPVTFIGSIAIILRYPPFNLDIDNDFLFKFLLLWKKWSNANSEVIMKLFKVSIGFYGVFLVSAVSYNLAKEYKLKEIFIAKVAIINFLLVSVNFDGNLLRIDSLNGESLFTAIIIAILTVEIIKKVESFEVELSTSIDIPPATIKIFTSLVPFLSSVLIFYFLDLGFHSMIGISIPEVISGFFNPIVKMVDTPIGVFFFGMLVQLLWFTGIHGVITVGAFLRPILEYNWMVNIALYLSGQEMSRIFTIQFLNFYMLIGGSGATLALSFLCWRSSSKQLKKIGKISLIQSLFNVDESLIFASPLVLNKIMFLPFVFVQPIIGVVAYFVISHGFVQKNFVRVPWIMPAPLGAFLSTLDWKSVILVIFLIFLSGILYYPFFKKYENYLINKQKKLH, via the coding sequence ATGAATTTTGATAAATTATTTAATTGGCTACAAAATTCTTTAGTTCCTTTTATGGCTAAGTTATCTAATCAAAGACATATTAAAGCTGTAAGGAATGGACTTTTAAGTACTATTCCTGTCACTTTTATAGGAAGTATTGCAATAATTTTAAGATATCCTCCATTTAATCTTGATATAGATAACGATTTTCTTTTTAAATTTTTATTATTGTGGAAAAAGTGGTCAAATGCAAATAGTGAAGTTATTATGAAGTTGTTTAAGGTTAGTATAGGATTTTATGGTGTTTTCTTAGTATCAGCTGTTAGCTATAATTTAGCAAAAGAGTATAAATTAAAGGAAATATTTATTGCTAAAGTTGCTATAATAAATTTTCTATTAGTATCTGTTAATTTTGATGGTAATTTATTGAGAATAGATAGTTTAAATGGAGAAAGTTTATTTACAGCAATTATAATAGCTATTTTGACAGTAGAGATCATAAAGAAAGTAGAGAGTTTTGAAGTTGAATTAAGTACAAGCATTGATATACCACCAGCTACTATAAAGATTTTTACATCTTTAGTTCCATTTTTATCTTCTGTTTTGATTTTTTATTTCTTAGATCTGGGATTTCATAGTATGATAGGAATATCAATACCTGAAGTGATTAGTGGATTTTTCAATCCTATAGTTAAAATGGTTGATACTCCTATAGGTGTTTTCTTTTTTGGGATGTTAGTACAATTATTATGGTTTACTGGGATCCATGGTGTTATTACAGTTGGTGCCTTTTTAAGGCCGATATTAGAGTATAATTGGATGGTTAACATTGCTTTGTATCTATCAGGACAAGAGATGAGCAGAATATTTACAATTCAATTTTTAAATTTCTATATGCTAATTGGTGGGTCTGGTGCTACTTTAGCCTTATCTTTTTTGTGCTGGAGGAGTTCTTCAAAACAGTTAAAAAAGATAGGGAAAATTAGTTTGATTCAAAGTTTATTTAATGTTGATGAGTCTCTTATCTTTGCTTCTCCATTAGTTTTAAATAAGATTATGTTTTTGCCTTTTGTCTTTGTACAACCTATTATTGGGGTAGTAGCATATTTTGTTATAAGTCATGGTTTTGTACAGAAGAACTTTGTTAGGGTTCCGTGGATAATGCCTGCACCTTTAGGAGCTTTTTTATCTACTTTGGATTGGAAATCAGTTATATTAGTAATATTTTTGATATTTTTGTCTGGAATACTTTATTATCCTTTTTTCAAAAAGTATGAAAATTATCTTATAAATAAACAGAAGAAACTTCATTAG